From Nitratidesulfovibrio vulgaris str. Hildenborough, a single genomic window includes:
- a CDS encoding cytochrome c family protein, with amino-acid sequence MRIVNLCHTGVHVRRALPAITLLLVLPFVSPHGGTTAEASPPQAGQPTYVGTDACADCHPSQYDNFKRYAKKARSADHIKTMSDKLSPQELAECFACHTTGYGRPGGFVSFETTPHLADAGCEVCHGPGGAHSGTGDPTLISKPTMDACSECHNSERVNSFNYKPLLQGGAH; translated from the coding sequence ATGCGCATCGTCAACCTCTGCCACACAGGAGTTCACGTGCGACGCGCCCTCCCAGCCATCACTCTGCTGCTGGTCCTGCCCTTTGTCTCTCCACATGGCGGGACGACAGCCGAAGCCTCGCCACCGCAGGCAGGGCAGCCCACCTACGTCGGCACTGACGCCTGCGCCGACTGTCACCCGTCGCAATACGACAACTTCAAACGCTACGCCAAGAAAGCCCGTTCAGCGGATCACATCAAAACCATGAGCGACAAGCTTTCCCCACAGGAACTGGCCGAGTGCTTCGCCTGCCATACCACGGGCTACGGTCGTCCCGGCGGCTTCGTCAGTTTCGAGACAACGCCCCACCTTGCGGATGCAGGATGCGAGGTATGCCATGGTCCAGGGGGCGCACACAGCGGAACGGGCGACCCCACCCTCATCAGCAAGCCGACTATGGACGCCTGCTCCGAATGCCACAACTCCGAACGGGTGAACTCGTTCAATTACAAGCCATTGCTGCAAGGCGGCGCCCACTGA
- a CDS encoding RidA family protein produces the protein MKNAIVTRMPSNGISKAVGNYSHITKVEPNATLYTFSGQIGADLDGNIPEDFNHQVINTFKNISNLLKSVGLGADDVIKVNIWSTEEIDWEFFDEIYIEFFGDVHPSMTVAYVSALGLDTIKIEIEVWAAGH, from the coding sequence ATGAAGAATGCTATCGTCACAAGAATGCCATCCAATGGGATAAGCAAAGCAGTCGGCAATTATAGCCACATCACAAAAGTCGAACCGAATGCGACACTTTATACGTTTTCTGGCCAGATCGGTGCTGACCTTGACGGAAACATCCCTGAAGACTTCAATCATCAGGTCATCAACACGTTCAAGAACATATCGAACCTGCTCAAGAGCGTAGGACTTGGTGCTGACGATGTCATCAAGGTCAACATTTGGTCCACAGAGGAAATCGACTGGGAGTTCTTCGACGAGATCTACATCGAATTCTTCGGTGACGTGCACCCGTCCATGACTGTTGCCTACGTCTCGGCTCTGGGCCTTGATACGATCAAGATAGAGATAGAGGTATGGGCTGCCGGGCACTGA
- a CDS encoding pyridoxamine 5'-phosphate oxidase family protein yields MRRQERMMAEESMVWQVVEEARWMVLSLVEAANPYAVPVLFATGEGCLYVHGAREGRKAALLSRGVACCCVFVAEAEVRPAPEGAPCCAFSLRYRSAVATGRAEAVDDADEAARIAGLFCERYGAGDRSLGDAAVDATMFWRIAVDSLVGKKANC; encoded by the coding sequence ATGCGTCGTCAAGAGAGGATGATGGCTGAAGAGTCGATGGTGTGGCAGGTCGTGGAAGAGGCCCGCTGGATGGTGCTGTCGCTGGTCGAGGCGGCGAATCCCTATGCCGTGCCCGTTCTCTTCGCGACAGGTGAAGGCTGCCTTTATGTCCACGGGGCGCGAGAGGGGCGCAAGGCTGCGTTGCTCAGTCGCGGTGTCGCGTGCTGTTGCGTCTTCGTCGCGGAGGCGGAAGTCAGACCCGCCCCTGAAGGGGCACCGTGTTGTGCATTCTCTTTACGCTATCGCAGTGCCGTCGCCACGGGAAGGGCGGAAGCCGTCGACGACGCGGATGAGGCTGCGCGCATAGCAGGACTGTTCTGTGAACGGTACGGGGCGGGTGACCGGAGTCTGGGGGACGCCGCTGTCGATGCCACGATGTTCTGGCGTATCGCGGTCGACAGCCTCGTGGGCAAGAAAGCCAATTGCTAG
- a CDS encoding ATP synthase subunit I yields the protein MLRSSVRRIDEMLWRRGFRAQEVRVVLRNQLLVTAVSLLAGLGLGWINGWLFWFGVGAVLSTFNFYAVAKFVQQVVYKPYDRSMMYGMLFRFYGRLGLTGLILFGLIVWLKVSVSALVAGLSTIVAAIAVWGLLRLAGQNVKEA from the coding sequence ATGCTGAGAAGTTCGGTCCGAAGGATCGATGAGATGCTCTGGCGAAGGGGCTTCCGTGCCCAAGAGGTACGTGTGGTGCTCCGCAACCAGCTTCTGGTCACAGCTGTCTCTCTCCTGGCGGGTCTTGGTCTAGGCTGGATCAACGGTTGGTTGTTCTGGTTCGGCGTGGGGGCCGTGCTGAGTACTTTCAACTTCTACGCCGTGGCCAAATTCGTACAGCAGGTCGTGTACAAACCTTACGACCGCTCCATGATGTACGGTATGCTGTTCAGGTTCTACGGGCGGCTTGGCCTTACAGGGCTGATACTGTTCGGCCTTATCGTCTGGCTCAAGGTTTCCGTCTCGGCTCTCGTGGCAGGGCTTTCCACGATCGTGGCGGCCATAGCGGTCTGGGGACTTCTCAGACTCGCCGGACAAAATGTGAAGGAGGCGTAA
- a CDS encoding AtpZ/AtpI family protein, giving the protein MLFKNWFKINDQRYMDNLSRASAIGLHMVTGTFVGGIFGYYLDDWLGTRPWLTVALLIVGVAAGFKNVYLDTRKLIRDQEREDAEKFGPKDR; this is encoded by the coding sequence ATGCTCTTTAAAAACTGGTTCAAAATCAACGACCAGAGGTACATGGACAACCTGTCGCGGGCAAGCGCAATCGGCCTGCACATGGTTACAGGCACCTTCGTAGGTGGCATCTTCGGGTACTATCTGGACGATTGGTTGGGGACAAGGCCTTGGCTTACCGTGGCACTCTTGATCGTCGGCGTCGCTGCCGGGTTCAAGAACGTCTATCTGGACACGCGGAAGCTCATCAGGGATCAGGAAAGGGAAGATGCTGAGAAGTTCGGTCCGAAGGATCGATGA